The following DNA comes from Desulfurispora thermophila DSM 16022.
ATCCGCTCATTTATGATTTTGAAAACTTATACCGAGCATACCTGAAAGCCAGGCGTAACAAAAGGTACCAACAAGAGGTCCTTGCCTTTACGGCAAACTTAGAAGAGAACCTTCTGCAAATCCAAAACGAGCTTATTTGGAAGACCTACAGAACCGGACCGTACCGGTTCTTTTATGTTCATGACCCCAAGACCAGATTAGTTGCTGCATTGCCATTCAAGGACCGAGTGGTGCAACATGCCCTTTGCAACATCATTGAGCCGATTTTTGAGTCCCGGTTTATTTATGATAGTTACGCCTGTAGGGTTGGCAAAGGTACCCATGCCGGCGCGGATAGGGTAACGCAGTTTCTTCGTATAGCGCAGCGTAAATGGGAGCGGGTTTACTGCTTAAAAGGAGATATAGCCCAATACTTCCCGAGCATTAATCATGCCATCTTGAAGGCTATAATCAGGAAACGGATTACCTGTCCTGATACTCTTTGGCTGATTGATGAGATTATCGACAGCGGCGGTGATGGCAGCGACTGTCCCAGAGGTCTCCCTATTGGGAATTTGACTTCCCAGCTATGGGCCAATGTTTATCTTGACCAACTTGACCATTTCGTAAAGGAGGTCCTCCGGGAAAGGTACTATGTGCGCTATATGGATGACTTCGTTATTATTGGAGGGGATAAACGGCACCTATGGGAAGTCAAGAAGGAAATCGAAGGGTTTCTGGCCGATAAACTGGACTTACGTCTCAAT
Coding sequences within:
- a CDS encoding RNA-dependent DNA polymerase; the encoded protein is MAKTHNNLYPLIYDFENLYRAYLKARRNKRYQQEVLAFTANLEENLLQIQNELIWKTYRTGPYRFFYVHDPKTRLVAALPFKDRVVQHALCNIIEPIFESRFIYDSYACRVGKGTHAGADRVTQFLRIAQRKWERVYCLKGDIAQYFPSINHAILKAIIRKRITCPDTLWLIDEIIDSGGDGSDCPRGLPIGNLTSQLWANVYLDQLDHFVKEVLRERYYVRYMDDFVIIGGDKRHLWEVKKEIEGFLADKLDLRLNDKTGVWPISQGIDFLGYRIWPTHRLVRKSSIKRMKRKLKAFQRKFREGRISLDKINATIQSWLGHVSHANSYNLRRKLLENFVLTRGGDADEKKQRQSRG